Proteins encoded within one genomic window of [Enterobacter] lignolyticus SCF1:
- a CDS encoding fimbria/pilus outer membrane usher protein, producing the protein MTSAARGCWGWLLLSAGTIAATEYTFDASLFLGSGYENSLARFNQQNAIAEGRYSVDVWLNGQFVERRDVLFRKDSAGDVAPCLPADFWQAQGLTSADEQGEACLTPRERVSGGDWQFDQGALRLQLSVPQAALKRTPVDYVPPAQWQSGENVVFSNYNLNVYHNKNAGRESDYGWLGLNSGINLGTWQFRQQSSANWRRENGRESQQWDALQTWLQRPIAGLGSLLTVGESYTPGNLLGSMAFTGVKLETDQRMWPQSRRGYAPEIRGTASTPSRVVVTQNGRTLYETSVPQGPFILDDLPNTAWDGDLQVEITGADGKKSGYTVPYASVPFSLRPGVWRYGAVVGKTRDYHASDSLFADFTLERGVANILTANGAVRIGDGYQALLIGGVLATRLGAFGADVTGSHARTGVDDLRGWRMQSNWSRTFTGTGTHVALAGYRYSTQGYRDYGDVLGERGAAQKGRAWRSDTLRQRNQFTATVNQTLGGLGNLWLSGSMMDYYGNRGSSSQLQAGYNTTVGRVTLGLALSRQDTWWRNGLAVSRRQQEDVATLTISLPLAVADREHTLSLSGSRSRQAGSSAQMALSGSLDAEETLNYAVSTGWQQGSGGAQSRQDWSGTLQKNTAFGTLNGSVSQAPQYQQWAGGVRGAVVVHSHGVVAGPWVGDTFALVEAPGASGARVGGGQGARVNDQGYALVPSLTPYRYNTVTLDGQEMTSQVELQESQRRVAPLAGAAVKLRFSTLSGFPLLISVRDAAPFPPGLAVRDEHGNVVGMSAQGNQLYARVGTEKGRLTLEGSRCVLPWTLNDAQREQPLIALTLACQPQGLE; encoded by the coding sequence ATGACGTCCGCCGCTAGGGGTTGCTGGGGCTGGCTGCTGTTGTCCGCAGGCACGATCGCAGCGACAGAATATACCTTTGATGCGTCGCTGTTCCTGGGCAGCGGCTACGAAAACAGCCTGGCGCGGTTTAATCAGCAGAACGCCATTGCCGAAGGGCGCTACAGCGTGGACGTCTGGCTGAACGGCCAGTTTGTCGAGCGGCGGGACGTGCTGTTTCGCAAGGACAGCGCCGGCGATGTCGCGCCCTGCTTACCGGCTGACTTCTGGCAGGCGCAGGGGCTGACGTCGGCGGACGAGCAGGGCGAGGCGTGCCTGACGCCCCGGGAGCGGGTGAGCGGCGGCGACTGGCAGTTTGACCAGGGGGCGCTGCGTTTGCAGCTCAGCGTCCCGCAGGCGGCGCTTAAGCGCACGCCTGTCGACTATGTGCCGCCCGCGCAGTGGCAGAGCGGCGAAAACGTCGTGTTCAGTAATTACAACCTGAACGTTTATCACAACAAAAATGCCGGGCGCGAGAGCGATTACGGCTGGCTGGGGCTGAACAGCGGCATCAACCTTGGAACATGGCAATTTCGCCAGCAATCCTCGGCAAACTGGCGGCGGGAAAACGGCAGAGAGTCGCAGCAGTGGGATGCGCTACAGACCTGGCTGCAGCGGCCCATTGCCGGTCTGGGAAGCCTGCTGACCGTTGGCGAAAGCTATACGCCGGGAAATCTTCTGGGCAGCATGGCGTTCACGGGCGTCAAGCTGGAAACCGATCAGCGGATGTGGCCGCAGTCGCGGCGCGGCTATGCCCCGGAAATCCGCGGTACCGCGTCAACGCCATCGCGCGTAGTGGTCACGCAGAATGGCCGTACGCTGTACGAAACCAGCGTGCCCCAGGGGCCGTTCATCCTCGATGATTTGCCCAATACGGCCTGGGACGGCGATTTACAGGTCGAGATAACCGGCGCGGATGGTAAAAAAAGCGGCTATACCGTGCCCTACGCCAGCGTACCGTTCTCCCTGCGCCCCGGCGTCTGGCGCTATGGCGCGGTGGTGGGGAAAACGCGCGATTACCACGCTTCCGACAGCCTGTTTGCCGATTTTACGCTGGAGCGCGGCGTCGCCAATATTCTGACGGCCAATGGCGCGGTGCGGATCGGCGACGGTTATCAGGCGCTGCTGATTGGCGGCGTTCTGGCGACGCGTCTGGGGGCCTTTGGCGCGGATGTGACCGGGTCGCACGCCCGCACCGGCGTCGACGACCTGCGCGGCTGGCGGATGCAGAGCAACTGGAGCCGCACCTTTACCGGCACCGGCACGCACGTAGCGCTGGCGGGATACCGCTATTCGACGCAGGGCTACCGCGACTACGGCGATGTGCTGGGCGAGCGCGGAGCGGCGCAAAAAGGGCGCGCCTGGCGTTCAGATACGCTGCGCCAGCGCAACCAGTTTACGGCGACGGTAAACCAGACGCTGGGCGGTCTCGGCAACCTGTGGCTCTCCGGATCGATGATGGATTACTACGGCAACCGGGGAAGCAGCTCCCAGCTGCAGGCCGGTTACAACACCACCGTGGGACGCGTGACGCTGGGGCTGGCCCTCAGCCGCCAGGATACCTGGTGGCGCAACGGCCTCGCCGTCTCCCGGCGTCAGCAGGAGGATGTGGCGACGCTGACGATCTCGCTGCCGCTGGCCGTCGCCGATCGCGAACATACGCTGTCGCTCTCAGGTAGCCGCTCACGACAGGCCGGAAGCAGTGCGCAGATGGCGCTGTCCGGGTCGCTGGATGCAGAGGAAACGCTGAACTATGCCGTCTCCACCGGCTGGCAGCAGGGAAGCGGCGGCGCGCAGAGCCGACAGGACTGGAGCGGTACGCTGCAAAAAAACACCGCCTTCGGCACGCTCAACGGCAGCGTCTCGCAGGCGCCGCAGTACCAGCAGTGGGCGGGCGGCGTGCGCGGCGCGGTGGTGGTGCATTCCCACGGCGTGGTGGCCGGGCCGTGGGTCGGCGATACTTTTGCGCTGGTGGAGGCCCCCGGCGCCAGCGGCGCGCGGGTCGGCGGCGGGCAGGGGGCGCGGGTGAATGACCAGGGCTACGCGCTGGTGCCGTCGCTGACGCCCTACCGTTATAACACCGTCACCCTGGACGGCCAGGAAATGACAAGCCAGGTGGAACTGCAGGAAAGCCAGCGCCGCGTGGCGCCGCTGGCGGGGGCCGCCGTAAAGCTGCGGTTCTCCACGCTGTCGGGGTTTCCACTGCTGATTTCGGTCCGCGACGCCGCGCCTTTTCCGCCCGGTCTGGCGGTGCGGGATGAGCATGGGAACGTCGTGGGGATGTCGGCGCAGGGCAACCAGCTGTATGCCCGGGTCGGTACGGAAAAAGGGCGGCTTACGCTTGAGGGCAGCCGCTGCGTGCTGCCGTGGACGTTGAACGACGCGCAGCGCGAACAGCCGTTGATTGCATTAACGCTGGCGTGCCAGCCGCAAGGATTGGAATGA
- a CDS encoding fimbrial protein, translating into MKTLLLLLTAVPLWGQAACEYIIYPYKAGSNSAAGSHRLSAATDGIANDWRSGGGNDAWNGLLPGLSKSIDISSNGSFQPAGTLLTASGGIPFTTYAHKNGGYDPEQVFFRCTPDTAGQLFEAWSTNGDDAYAGWYEASDVPGAYLTLMKNVALRLTHDASGSTFTDSWQQRPLENLDTDTDGNFLIKAKNFSTISVELIKTLDVRYFANQAQSATYNSYVNPNAYLVFRGPGTASWDIRVGQPHRGGNWAGWANDWPSVISLYGNGITVKRAAMCQVTDFTPVVRLPPISAAQLRRKEYSSAPFQIAFSCESTVISGVATGKSNVALGFLAPESSVASAQQFGLTSGSAISWLLDSAYGAPGHARGVGVQVYRGQTAIGFLTSSAAGTGASGGWMPVLGNNTQQNGSQNGVNYYSESFEARLASFGADDVTAGSYSSYAQVLLRIQ; encoded by the coding sequence ATGAAAACACTATTATTGCTGCTGACGGCCGTTCCGCTGTGGGGACAGGCGGCCTGCGAATACATTATTTATCCCTATAAAGCGGGATCGAACAGCGCGGCTGGCAGCCACCGGCTGAGCGCGGCGACCGACGGTATCGCCAATGACTGGCGCAGCGGCGGGGGAAACGATGCCTGGAACGGCCTGCTGCCGGGGTTGAGTAAATCCATTGATATCAGCAGCAACGGCAGTTTTCAGCCCGCCGGGACACTGCTGACCGCCAGCGGCGGGATCCCGTTTACCACTTACGCGCATAAAAACGGCGGTTACGATCCCGAGCAGGTCTTTTTCCGCTGCACGCCGGACACCGCCGGACAGCTGTTTGAGGCGTGGTCTACGAACGGCGATGACGCCTATGCGGGGTGGTATGAGGCCAGCGATGTGCCGGGCGCCTATTTAACGCTGATGAAAAACGTGGCGCTGCGGCTGACGCACGACGCCAGCGGCAGCACCTTTACCGACAGCTGGCAGCAGCGTCCGCTGGAGAATCTGGATACCGATACGGATGGAAATTTCCTGATTAAAGCCAAAAACTTTTCCACCATCAGCGTGGAGCTGATTAAAACGCTGGACGTGCGCTATTTCGCCAATCAGGCGCAGTCGGCAACCTACAACAGCTATGTTAACCCCAACGCCTATCTGGTGTTTCGCGGGCCGGGCACTGCTTCCTGGGATATTCGGGTCGGCCAGCCGCACCGGGGCGGCAACTGGGCCGGGTGGGCAAACGATTGGCCGTCGGTGATAAGCCTTTACGGCAACGGTATCACCGTAAAGCGCGCGGCGATGTGCCAGGTCACGGATTTTACGCCGGTAGTACGCCTGCCGCCGATTTCGGCGGCGCAGCTTCGGCGCAAGGAGTATTCCTCTGCGCCGTTTCAGATAGCGTTTTCTTGCGAATCCACGGTTATCTCCGGGGTGGCGACCGGGAAAAGCAACGTGGCGCTGGGGTTTTTAGCGCCGGAAAGCAGCGTCGCCAGCGCGCAGCAGTTTGGCCTGACGAGCGGCAGCGCCATCAGCTGGCTGCTGGATAGCGCCTACGGCGCGCCCGGCCACGCCCGAGGCGTCGGCGTACAGGTTTATCGCGGGCAAACGGCCATCGGTTTTCTGACCTCCTCGGCGGCGGGTACCGGCGCCAGCGGCGGCTGGATGCCGGTGTTGGGGAACAATACCCAGCAAAACGGTAGCCAGAATGGCGTAAATTACTACAGCGAGAGCTTTGAAGCGCGCCTGGCGAGCTTCGGCGCCGACGACGTCACTGCGGGGAGTTATTCATCATATGCGCAAGTATTGCTGCGTATTCAGTAG
- a CDS encoding fimbria/pilus periplasmic chaperone translates to MRKYCCVFSSLWWLAFSLHAAVNVNVTRVVFNHGEYQRTISLVNDGEYPVVVQSWVDDGAPDKGPSQAQAPFVVIPPVLKMLPGERRELRMLTSGRGLPTDRESLYWLNIYQIPPGVKNEQIGEKVRLALRNQLKVLWRPVNIGVLTEKSINLLSFSYRNGGIYASNQGSWSISLSEVHFGNYSITGIVIPPYSARQIFNTSPPSVGNNKINFVVINDEGNHWGFTTEVN, encoded by the coding sequence ATGCGCAAGTATTGCTGCGTATTCAGTAGCCTGTGGTGGCTGGCGTTTAGCCTGCACGCGGCGGTTAACGTTAACGTCACCCGGGTGGTGTTTAATCACGGCGAGTATCAGCGCACTATCTCGCTGGTAAATGACGGCGAGTACCCGGTGGTGGTACAAAGCTGGGTGGATGACGGCGCTCCGGACAAGGGGCCTTCGCAGGCCCAGGCGCCGTTCGTGGTGATCCCGCCGGTACTCAAAATGCTGCCGGGCGAGCGGCGCGAACTGCGCATGCTGACCTCCGGGCGCGGCCTGCCAACCGACCGGGAATCGCTGTACTGGCTCAACATCTACCAGATACCGCCGGGTGTAAAAAACGAACAAATCGGTGAAAAAGTGCGTCTGGCCCTTAGAAATCAACTTAAAGTGCTATGGAGGCCAGTAAACATAGGGGTGCTGACTGAAAAATCCATCAATCTTCTGAGTTTTAGCTATCGTAATGGTGGAATTTACGCCAGCAATCAAGGTTCGTGGAGTATATCACTGTCAGAGGTTCATTTTGGCAATTATTCCATAACTGGAATAGTGATCCCTCCGTATTCTGCGCGGCAGATTTTTAATACCTCCCCTCCATCTGTGGGGAATAATAAGATAAACTTTGTGGTGATTAATGATGAAGGAAATCATTGGGGATTTACTACTGAAGTAAATTAA
- a CDS encoding winged helix-turn-helix domain-containing protein codes for MAKIFLLEGIVAFWHERNVLYVISDETKRLSLSNPASRCLLLLLQHHGQVIERDYFFQQVWTNNGAQVTNNTFYQNISLLRRAFKELGLNEDLIVTVPRVGIRLEASLQVQELDVEPVATEVDAKPERERTMPLPAPSRGMTTVWWVLTAMLSCLFASVVTWRLEFDTRLTRYVPLADAHGCHWFANQDVIHFNKHQQFIKENALECENYPWVYLTVYPNFPRISALTCREQYTRWGNNECVTHYYIRGPRDAAI; via the coding sequence ATGGCAAAAATATTTTTGCTGGAGGGTATTGTTGCTTTCTGGCATGAGAGAAACGTATTGTACGTAATCTCTGATGAAACAAAACGCTTATCCCTAAGTAATCCGGCAAGTCGTTGTTTATTATTGCTACTACAACATCATGGCCAGGTTATCGAGCGGGATTATTTCTTCCAGCAGGTCTGGACGAATAATGGCGCGCAGGTAACGAATAATACCTTTTACCAAAACATTTCTCTGCTGCGACGGGCATTTAAAGAGCTCGGGTTGAACGAGGATCTGATCGTTACTGTGCCGCGCGTCGGCATCCGTCTTGAGGCGTCGCTACAGGTGCAGGAGCTGGATGTTGAGCCCGTGGCAACTGAGGTTGACGCGAAGCCTGAGCGTGAGAGAACGATGCCGCTGCCTGCGCCTTCCCGCGGCATGACGACGGTCTGGTGGGTGCTGACGGCGATGCTGAGCTGTCTTTTCGCCTCGGTGGTAACCTGGCGGCTGGAGTTCGATACGCGGCTTACCCGCTATGTGCCGCTGGCGGATGCTCACGGCTGTCATTGGTTTGCGAATCAGGATGTTATTCATTTTAATAAACACCAGCAGTTTATTAAAGAAAATGCACTGGAATGTGAAAATTACCCATGGGTATATTTAACAGTGTACCCTAATTTCCCTCGGATATCGGCACTGACCTGTCGCGAGCAATACACCCGTTGGGGAAATAATGAATGTGTAACCCATTATTATATTCGGGGGCCACGTGATGCGGCAATATAA
- a CDS encoding type II toxin-antitoxin system HicA family toxin: MKERVSLLRKKQKSTLEQIFKSPAQSGIKWADIESMIKALGGEVKEGRGSRCKFLLNGSIASFHRPHTSPDTDKGAVANLRDWLESTGVKP; this comes from the coding sequence ATGAAAGAGCGCGTTTCATTACTACGGAAGAAACAAAAAAGTACGCTGGAACAAATATTTAAATCACCCGCTCAATCTGGCATTAAGTGGGCTGATATAGAATCCATGATCAAGGCCTTAGGCGGTGAGGTGAAAGAGGGTCGAGGTTCACGCTGCAAATTTCTGCTGAACGGTAGTATTGCCAGTTTCCATCGACCTCATACATCACCGGATACCGATAAAGGCGCAGTAGCCAACCTGCGTGACTGGCTGGAGAGTACAGGAGTAAAGCCATGA
- a CDS encoding type II toxin-antitoxin system HicB family antitoxin, translated as MSKASTPNTIEIAGQPAVISYVPELGAFRGKFLGLTGYCDFVSDSIQGLKKEGEISLREYLDDCKAAGIEAYTHQEKIKTFTLRYPESFGERLTQAAAEHETSVNAYIIETLNERMKHA; from the coding sequence ATGAGCAAGGCATCAACGCCAAACACGATTGAGATAGCGGGGCAGCCTGCAGTGATTAGCTATGTTCCAGAACTTGGCGCTTTTCGCGGTAAGTTCCTCGGCCTGACGGGATATTGCGACTTCGTCTCCGACAGTATCCAGGGTCTGAAAAAAGAAGGTGAGATCTCACTGCGCGAGTACCTTGATGATTGTAAAGCAGCAGGTATTGAGGCCTACACGCATCAGGAGAAAATTAAAACCTTCACGCTACGTTATCCAGAATCATTTGGAGAGCGTTTAACCCAGGCCGCCGCGGAGCACGAAACGTCGGTAAATGCTTATATCATTGAAACGCTCAATGAACGTATGAAACATGCGTGA
- a CDS encoding AAA family ATPase, producing the protein MELKLKNITSYRKDQFTTINLSKKINIFYGQNGSGKSTISNFFYNMNDESFNECECSLIENYRPFVYNTKFIEENFYNTSEQKGVFTLSKENADIEKEINEKELLKQNLTEQYKEKKSFRDRLVNNDNQAESKCIDSVWEKTENLRTSSLKPLMKGSLGSKKSFYDNLKKATEALNIDLNSLAREYDELLKHRNIECPTITLPIKDFLLPHEHELLATPIIDLSNSYLSENIKKLQNLDWVKAGKELYLNDDYCPFCQEKTITANFIKAIESIFDESYSSKTDQINTIREKLIHNMRSHLQQLEHEVMQCSILSDEEKEKSIAYIALLGRTLDKNASLLNEKVKNPSISITLHVDDESHTNIYTEIAKHNKKINDINQKAKSFKKSEMSIKEKIWAGVQYFCHTDLEILRAEKEKNKTELETTDKDIEHITKSGKETSNKIQELRANVSNIDTTIDSINNRLKNLGIDNFNIKKHTKGEDKYVIARTENPEGENVYRSLSEGEKTLITFLYFVEYCKGKTDKSDTDNREPLIVIDDPISSLSQNYIYDIASMVHFEIFETPASKKVIVLTHNLYFFHELVKLVPKSKNDKIYKRDYHLGKISKNTHSTFTEIDKSSLKNEYQSLWQILKDAQHGKINKIIIPNIMRNILEYYFAFVHKTDALQTELIKLAQNEENGNFRAFYRFINRGSHSDSVNISDMGEISPDKYMEQLRKIFSMTGDEQHYLKMMDETEDEAVTA; encoded by the coding sequence ATGGAACTTAAACTAAAAAACATAACTAGTTACCGAAAAGATCAATTTACAACAATCAACCTCAGTAAAAAGATTAATATTTTTTATGGCCAAAATGGCTCTGGAAAATCCACAATATCTAATTTCTTCTATAACATGAATGATGAGTCTTTTAATGAATGCGAATGTTCACTCATTGAAAACTATCGCCCCTTTGTATACAACACTAAATTTATTGAGGAGAATTTTTATAATACCAGCGAACAAAAAGGAGTTTTTACCCTTAGCAAAGAGAATGCTGACATTGAAAAAGAAATTAATGAAAAAGAGTTACTAAAGCAGAACCTCACTGAACAATACAAAGAAAAAAAATCATTCCGTGATAGATTAGTAAATAATGATAATCAAGCGGAAAGTAAATGCATAGATTCAGTATGGGAGAAAACTGAAAACCTAAGAACATCATCTTTAAAACCATTAATGAAAGGTTCGCTAGGTAGTAAAAAATCCTTTTATGATAATTTAAAAAAAGCAACAGAAGCCCTCAATATAGACCTTAACAGCTTAGCCCGTGAATATGATGAATTGCTAAAACACAGAAACATCGAGTGCCCGACTATAACACTACCAATAAAAGATTTCTTGCTACCTCATGAACATGAATTATTAGCAACACCTATAATTGACCTCAGTAACAGCTATCTTTCAGAAAATATAAAAAAATTGCAAAATCTTGATTGGGTAAAAGCCGGTAAGGAATTATACCTAAATGATGATTATTGCCCATTCTGCCAAGAGAAGACAATCACAGCTAATTTTATTAAAGCCATAGAGTCAATTTTTGATGAGAGCTATAGCAGCAAAACAGATCAAATTAATACAATCCGAGAGAAATTAATTCATAACATGCGGAGTCACTTACAACAACTTGAACATGAAGTAATGCAATGTTCCATTCTAAGTGATGAAGAAAAAGAAAAATCCATAGCCTATATTGCGTTATTAGGTCGCACTCTTGATAAAAATGCTTCATTATTGAATGAAAAAGTAAAAAACCCATCTATATCCATTACATTACATGTCGATGATGAGTCACACACAAATATATATACTGAGATCGCAAAACACAATAAAAAAATCAACGACATAAATCAAAAAGCTAAAAGTTTCAAAAAAAGTGAAATGTCTATTAAAGAAAAAATATGGGCTGGAGTCCAATATTTTTGTCACACTGATTTGGAGATCCTAAGAGCCGAAAAGGAAAAAAACAAAACAGAGTTAGAAACAACAGACAAAGATATTGAGCACATAACAAAATCAGGTAAAGAAACCAGCAACAAAATCCAAGAATTACGAGCAAATGTTTCAAACATAGACACAACAATCGACTCAATAAATAATAGACTTAAAAATTTAGGAATTGATAACTTCAACATTAAAAAGCATACAAAAGGTGAAGATAAATATGTCATCGCACGTACTGAAAATCCTGAGGGAGAAAATGTGTATCGCTCCCTTAGTGAAGGAGAAAAAACACTCATAACTTTTCTTTATTTTGTTGAGTACTGCAAAGGAAAGACCGACAAATCCGACACTGACAATAGAGAACCACTCATAGTTATTGATGACCCAATCTCCAGTCTCTCACAAAACTATATATATGATATTGCATCAATGGTTCACTTTGAAATATTCGAGACACCAGCTTCTAAAAAAGTAATAGTACTGACACACAACCTATATTTTTTCCACGAATTAGTCAAGCTGGTACCAAAAAGCAAGAATGATAAAATATACAAGAGAGACTATCACTTAGGAAAGATAAGTAAAAACACACACAGCACCTTTACAGAAATAGATAAAAGCAGCCTGAAGAATGAATATCAATCCTTGTGGCAAATACTAAAAGATGCACAACATGGAAAGATTAACAAAATAATCATACCAAACATCATGAGAAATATCCTAGAATATTATTTTGCATTTGTGCATAAAACCGACGCACTTCAAACGGAATTAATAAAACTAGCTCAAAATGAAGAGAATGGGAATTTCAGAGCGTTCTATCGATTTATTAATAGAGGATCACACTCAGACTCTGTAAACATATCTGACATGGGAGAAATTTCACCCGATAAATATATGGAACAACTAAGAAAAATATTTTCAATGACAGGTGACGAGCAACATTATCTAAAAATGATGGACGAGACTGAGGATGAGGCTGTTACCGCTTAG
- the yegQ gene encoding tRNA 5-hydroxyuridine modification protein YegQ → MFKPELLSPAGTLKNMRYAFAYGADAVYAGQPRYSLRVRNNEFNHENLQQGINEAHALGKKFYVVVNIAPHNAKLKTFIRDLKPVVEMGPDALIMSDPGLIMLVREHFPEMDIHLSVQANAVNWATVKFWQQMGLTRVILSRELSLEEIEEIRQQVPEMEIEIFVHGALCMAYSGRCLLSGYINKRDPNQGTCTNACRWEYNVQEGKEDAIGNIVHKYEPIPVQNVEPTLGEGAPTDKVFMIEEAQRPGEYMTAFEDEHGTYIMNSKDLRAIAHVERLTQMGVHSLKIEGRTKSFYYCARTAQVYRKAIDDAAAGKPFDTSLLETLEGLAHRGYTEGFLRRHTHDSYQNYEYGYSVSERQQFVGEFTGERNGHLAAVAVKNKFAIGDSLELMTPQGNVNFTLEHMENAKGETMSVAPGDGYTVWLPVPEEMALDYALLMRNFTGQTTRNPHGK, encoded by the coding sequence ATGTTTAAACCGGAACTCCTTTCCCCGGCGGGAACGCTGAAAAATATGCGTTACGCTTTCGCCTATGGCGCTGACGCCGTTTATGCGGGCCAGCCGCGCTATTCGCTGCGCGTGCGCAATAACGAATTCAACCACGAAAACCTGCAGCAGGGGATCAATGAAGCCCACGCGCTGGGAAAAAAATTCTACGTGGTGGTCAACATTGCGCCGCATAACGCCAAGCTGAAAACCTTCATTCGCGACCTGAAGCCGGTTGTGGAAATGGGTCCCGACGCGCTTATCATGTCCGACCCGGGGCTGATTATGCTGGTGCGCGAGCACTTCCCGGAAATGGATATCCATCTTTCGGTGCAGGCGAACGCCGTCAACTGGGCAACGGTGAAATTCTGGCAACAGATGGGGCTGACCCGCGTGATCCTCTCCCGCGAGCTGTCGCTGGAAGAAATTGAAGAGATTCGCCAGCAGGTGCCGGAAATGGAAATCGAGATTTTCGTCCACGGCGCGCTGTGCATGGCCTACTCTGGCCGCTGCCTGCTTTCCGGCTACATCAACAAGCGCGATCCGAACCAGGGGACCTGCACCAACGCCTGCCGCTGGGAATATAACGTGCAGGAAGGCAAAGAGGACGCTATCGGCAACATCGTCCACAAATATGAGCCTATCCCGGTGCAAAACGTCGAGCCGACGCTTGGCGAAGGCGCGCCGACGGATAAAGTGTTCATGATTGAAGAAGCGCAGCGTCCGGGCGAATACATGACCGCCTTTGAAGACGAGCACGGCACCTACATCATGAACTCGAAAGATCTGCGCGCCATTGCGCACGTCGAGCGTCTGACGCAGATGGGCGTTCACTCGCTGAAAATTGAAGGCCGCACCAAGTCCTTCTACTACTGCGCGCGCACCGCTCAGGTCTACCGCAAAGCCATTGACGACGCCGCCGCCGGTAAGCCGTTCGATACCTCGCTGCTGGAGACTCTGGAAGGCCTGGCGCACCGCGGCTACACCGAAGGCTTCCTGCGCCGTCACACCCACGACAGCTACCAGAACTACGAATACGGCTATTCCGTCTCCGAGCGCCAGCAGTTTGTCGGCGAATTTACCGGCGAGCGTAACGGCCACCTGGCCGCCGTGGCGGTGAAGAACAAGTTCGCTATCGGCGACAGCCTTGAGCTGATGACCCCGCAGGGCAACGTCAACTTCACGCTGGAGCACATGGAAAACGCCAAAGGCGAAACTATGAGCGTCGCACCGGGCGACGGCTACACAGTATGGTTGCCTGTACCCGAGGAGATGGCGCTGGATTATGCGCTGCTGATGCGCAATTTCACTGGACAGACCACGCGTAATCCTCACGGTAAGTAG
- the baeR gene encoding two-component system response regulator BaeR, whose amino-acid sequence MTVLPVDENAPRILIVEDEPKLGQLLIDYLLAANYAPTLISHGDKVLPYVHQSPPALILLDLMLPGTDGLTLCREIRRFSDVPIVMVTAKIEEIDRLLGLEIGADDYICKPYSPREVVARVKTILRRCRPHRELQAMDAESPLIVDESRFQASWRNKLLDLTPAEFRLLKTLSQEPGKVFSREQLLNHLYDDYRVVTDRTIDSHIKNLRRKLEALDAEQSFIRAVYGVGYRWEADAYRTA is encoded by the coding sequence ATGACCGTATTACCTGTTGATGAAAACGCCCCGCGCATACTGATAGTTGAAGATGAGCCCAAGCTTGGGCAGCTGCTGATCGATTACCTGCTGGCGGCGAACTATGCGCCGACGCTGATTAGCCATGGCGACAAAGTGCTGCCCTATGTGCACCAGTCGCCTCCGGCGCTGATCCTGCTCGACCTGATGCTGCCCGGCACCGACGGCCTGACGCTGTGCCGCGAAATCCGCCGCTTCTCCGACGTGCCGATTGTGATGGTCACCGCCAAGATAGAGGAAATCGACCGCCTGCTGGGGCTGGAGATTGGCGCGGATGACTATATCTGTAAGCCCTACAGCCCCCGTGAAGTGGTGGCGCGCGTCAAGACCATCCTGCGCCGCTGCCGCCCGCATCGCGAGCTGCAGGCGATGGACGCCGAAAGCCCGCTTATCGTCGACGAGAGCCGCTTTCAGGCCTCCTGGCGCAACAAGCTGCTGGACCTCACTCCGGCGGAATTCCGCCTGCTGAAAACGCTGTCGCAGGAGCCGGGAAAAGTTTTCTCCCGCGAGCAGCTGTTAAACCATCTGTATGATGACTATCGCGTGGTGACCGACCGCACCATCGACAGCCATATCAAAAACCTGCGCCGCAAGCTGGAGGCGCTCGACGCCGAGCAGTCGTTTATCCGCGCCGTGTACGGCGTAGGCTATCGCTGGGAGGCGGACGCCTACCGGACGGCCTGA